The Naumovozyma castellii chromosome 4, complete genome genome contains a region encoding:
- the NCAS0D01410 gene encoding uncharacterized protein, translated as MMAKSAETKTKKIRPKSKRASRSAKWKKRNKYPSKRLNKIKKAKVDSPTDFWTSQLSRSDGNKSNQSSMITSQGPYNNVSRDYSRSTPIPSRCEQPVQHFDSQSYAPSSYGNQTWLLPSDLSSQRSVSSYHNHHFKPQDNSLNRTSSFVLKPDPMNQFTTNRVRIQTSEADALFGAISPVYKMPYLDRQVLPISKTGINQNTNSSSNSTNKPHERKMPKLGDIFSSKDNETLFVEQSTDMDSQARYNALVKYFEKEGYAAKEKFLVLGTTIKDLVDSGCSIQQMKDILQFNTDTEQSIFKIILDKVADDSKEITDISAKQERDDAMETLKTSKTMNPEIKKLEEKQEPRDDPHNDTNQVKEQEIPIRREVYLMIGSGSTVKQIKEKLNVDDEFLRNIFEDFLHGQSANKSSTANFMTDSEQKKKSHSHTEEVIVINSDSEELEDIASDIGRNNAIGNEINREMKNNPRDMKNKTINEIPKATKKGDFQPNTSKNQALANTNKNTHILTARGDIEDMNQNSDQHVVAKQLFALELKKFKLRTKLEVGKLRSSIKSLGMEEAWQDSSTKSEMLKLRNEIVDDINEFFYNIYPEEYTPAKQERMMKLKKLKKISKKKTPQNLPPTNIGKTLQNTNQINQKSAILEKITNNNKSPKNKNTNSSLEFIDTVIPESNNSTKQWDDSERKDDALVDYSFVKMTKVCCLFFFFFPSKQFH; from the coding sequence ATGATGGCAAAATCTGCTGAAACTAAAACCAAGAAGATAAGACCAAAAAGTAAGCGAGCTAGTCGATCTGCAAAGTGGAAGAAGCGCAATAAGTATCCTTCTAAGAGACTCAATAAGATTAAGAAAGCCAAGGTCGACTCACCCACTGATTTTTGGACAAGTCAATTATCGCGATCAGATGGAAACAAGTCAAATCAGTCTTCCATGATAACCAGTCAAGGGCCATATAACAACGTTTCCAGGGATTACAGTAGGTCCACTCCAATCCCAAGTAGATGCGAACAGCCAGTGCAACATTTCGATTCCCAAAGCTATGCTCCATCATCATACGGTAATCAGACTTGGTTACTTCCCTCTGACCTTAGTTCTCAAAGATCAGTTAGTAGTtatcataatcatcattTCAAGCCTCAagataattcattaaacaGAACGTCATCCTTTGTTCTAAAACCTGACCCTATGAACCAATTTACCACTAATAGAGTCAGGATCCAAACGTCTGAAGCGGATGCTCTGTTTGGAGCCATTTCGCCTGTTTATAAGATGCCATATTTAGATAGGCAAGTGCTACCAATAAGTAAAACAGGGATAAACCAAAATACAAATTCAAGTTCGAATTCCACTAATAAACCACACGAGAGGAAGATGCCGAAACTGGGAgatatcttttcttcaaaggaCAACGAAACTTTATTTGTAGAACAGTCAACTGATATGGATTCTCAAGCAAGATATAATGCCTTagtgaaatattttgagaaGGAAGGATATGCCGCAAAAGAGAAGTTCCTAGTCCTTGGCACCACTATTAAAGACTTGGTCGACTCAGGTTGCTCTATCCAGCAAATGAAagatattcttcaatttaatACTGATACCGAACAAAGtattttcaagattatCCTCGACAAAGTGGCAGATGATTCTAAAGAAATCACCGACATATCTGCAAAACAGGAGCGTGATGATGCTATGGAAACCTTAAAAACTTCAAAAACGATGAATcctgaaataaaaaaacttgaagaaaagCAAGAACCTAGAGATGACCCGCATAATGATACGAACCAAGttaaagaacaagaaatacCTATTCGTAGAGAGGTTTACTTAATGATTGGATCTGGATCCACTGTAAAACAAATCAAAGAGAAACTTAACGTAGATGACGAGTTCTTAAGAAACATTTTCGAGGACTTTCTTCATGGCCAATCTGCTAACAAGAGCTCAACGGCAAATTTCATGACAGATTCTgagcagaagaagaaaagtcATTCTCATACTGAAGAAGTGATTGTAATCAACTCCGATTCGGAGGAACTAGAAGACATTGCAAGTGATATTGGTAGAAATAATGCGATTGGCAACGAAATCAACCGGGAAATGAAAAACAACCCAAGAGATATGAAGAATaaaacaattaatgaaatacCGAAAGCAACTAAAAAGGGGGATTTTCAGCCCAACACCTCTAAGAACCAAGCACTAGCCAATACGAACAAAAATACTCACATTTTGACTGCACGTGGAGATATCGAGGATATGAACCAGAATTCTGATCAACATGTAGTTGCAAAACAACTTTTTGCTCTGGAActtaaaaaatttaaactGAGAACCAAATTGGAGGTGGGGAAACTGCGGTCGTCGATAAAGTCTCTAGGTATGGAAGAAGCATGGCAGGATAGCTCTACAAAATCGGAGATGCTGAAGCTAAGGAATGAAATTGTTGACGACATAAATGAGTTTTTCTATAATATTTATCCAGAAGAATATACCCCAGCTAAACAGGAAAGGATGATGAAGCTCAAgaaactgaagaagatatcGAAAAAGAAAACCCCACAAAACCTGCCTCCGACTAATATAGGGAAGACATTACAAAATACTAACCAAATCAACCAAAAATCAGCAATacttgaaaaaattactaacaacaataaatctcccaagaacaaaaatacAAATAGTTCTTTAGAATTTATAGATACAGTTATACCagaatcaaataattccacTAAGCAATGGGATGATTctgaaagaaaagatgaTGCACTAGTGGACTATAGTTTTGTCAAGATGACCAAAGTATGTtgtttattcttttttttttttcctaGCAAGCAATTTCACTAA
- the PRP8 gene encoding U4/U6-U5 snRNP complex subunit PRP8 (ancestral locus Anc_5.73), producing the protein MSDLPPLPPPPPGMEDNNNTSPMSDSDSNSDSELPDLPPPPPPPSGFDDDLSLPPPPPPGFMEHDDNEDLPSLPPPPPPPSGFEDRSLAELPPPPPPPLTLLQENDFIDHNKRRYESESNSNDEEVNHAKQVGMNKKKKQKLGGVIHSNKVEMPPEHLRKIMEGHNEMASKRFDYDKRAFLGALKYMPHAVLKLLENMPQPWEQVKEVKVLYHVTGAITFVNEIPRVIEPVYTAQWSTMWISMRREKRDRTHFKRMRFPAFDDDEPPLSYQEHIQPLEPLDSITLPLDNNDDQWVKNWLYDPRPLAENSSNSIGVNGTSYKKWHLNLQTMANLYRLSTPLKDEILDNNYYYLFNKKAFLTSKALNNTIPGGPKFEPLYPKEEEEDFTEFNSIDRIIFRVPIRSEYRIAFPYVYNSRPRSVKIPWYSDPISCLTKNLEDVDIPAFFFDTSLNPITSVRNNNKTSSMKLENMENDKFTLPETFTPLLADEDLVLPDTKDAISLFHAPYPFNRTSGRTIRAQDVSLIKKWYLQHPDEEYPVKVRVSYQRLLKNYVANELHTVPASNSKKIKLLKNLRNTKYFQQTTIDWVEAGLQICSQGHNMLNLLIHKKGLTYLHLDYNFNLKPTKTLTTKERKKSRFGNAFHLMRELLKIVKLLVDAHVQYRLGNVDAFQLADGIYYILNHLGQLTGIYRYKYKVMHQIRACKDLKHVVYYRFNKILGKGPGCGFWQPAWRVWIFFIRGIIPLLERWLGNLLNRQFEGRSNEVVKTTTKQRVDAYYDLELRASVMNDILEMIPEGIRDTKARTILQHLSEAWRCWKANIPWDVPGMPEPIKNIIERYVKAKADGWMSSAHYNRERIKRGAHVEKTVMKKNLGRLTRLWIKNEQERQQEKEKNGPEITPEEATSVFSTMVNWFEERSFAPIPFPPLTYKNDTKILVLALENLKDAYASKARLNAAEREELALIEEAYDNPHDTLNRIKKYILTQRVFKPVDITMMEHYQNISPVYAVDPLEKITDAYLDQYLWYEADQRKLFPNWIKPSDAEIPPLLVYKWTQGINNLSNAWDVTKGQSTVLLETQLEELAEKIDFTLLNRLLRLIMDQNIADYMTAKNNVALNYKDMSHVNKYGLLRGLQFSSFIYQYYGLVMDLLILGPDRASDLAGPPTMPNEFMHFKSEEVEKRHPIKMYCRYLDKVYIVFQFDEKDADDLTEEYLAENPDPNFENAIGYNNKKCWPRDARMRLMRQDVNLGRAVFWEVQSRVPSSLIVMDWSNSFASVYSKNNPNLLFTMCGFEVRILPKQRMDEVISTDEGVWDLIDETSKQRTAKAFVKVSDDEIEKFDSRIRGILMAAGSTTFTKIASKWNTAVISLFTYFREATISSERLLDVLVKAETRIQNRVKLGLNSKMPTRFPPAVFYTPKELGGLGMISASHILIPASDLSWSKQTDTGITHFRAGMTHEDDKIIPTIFRYITTWENEFLDSQRVWAEYASKRQEAIQQNRRLAFEELEGSWDRGIPRISTLFQRDRHTLAYDRGHRVRKEFKKFSLERNSPFWWTNSHHDGKLWNLNAYRTDVIQALGGIETILEHTLFKGTGFNSWEGLFWEKASGFEDSMQFKKLTHAQRTGLSQIPNRRFTLWWSPTINRANVYVGFVVQLDLTGIFLHGKIPTLKISLVQIFRAHLWQKIHESIVFDICQILDGELDVLQIETVTKEAVHPRKSYKMNSSAADVTMNSVSEWEVSKPSLLHETNDKFNSVRTSKMWFDVQLRYGDYDSHDISRYVRAKFMDYTTDNVSMYPSPTGVMIGIDLAYNMYDAYGSWFSGLKPLVQNSMRTIMKANPALYVLRERIRKGLQIYQSNVQEPFLNSSNYAELFNNDIKLFVDDTNVYRVTVHKTFEGNVATKAINGCIFTLNPKTGHLFLKIIHTSVWAGQKRLSQLAKWKTAEEVSALVRSLPKEEQPKQIIVTRKAMLDPLEVHMLDFPNIAIRPTELRLPFSAALSIDKLSDVVMKATEPQMVLFNIYDDWLESVSSYTAFSRLILLLRALKTNEEKAKMIILADPTIPIKPHHLWPSFSNEQWINIESQMRDLILTEYGKKYNVNIAALTQTEIKDLILGQNIKAPSVKRQKMAELEAARSGTQEGEENAGASTVMKTKSVNAQGEEIVVVTSANYENQTFSSKNEWRQSAIAASLLYLRLKNIYVSSEDFVEEKNVYVLPRNLLNDFIKLSDIKIQIAGYLYGKSPADHPNIKEVKTIVLVPQLGNRRGVEMANLPGKHPHKYLEDMELLGWVHTQSDENKFMSVNEVMTHARLFGDHDPNAIDLSMYSKPGSVSLAAYNLSEEGFLWGKENKDKIHETPEGFESRFTIDAQLLLSDRIMGNFIVPTSDVWNYTFMGTRFDPEMKYELKLAIPLEFYNEQHRATHFIQFNEIQENTELEAEQQDPFA; encoded by the coding sequence TCATGCAGTACTGAAACTACTTGAGAATATGCCACAGCCATGGGAACAAGTGAAAGAGGTCAAAGTCCTTTATCATGTTACAGGTGCTATCACTTTTGTCAATGAGATCCCTAGAGTCATCGAACCCGTTTACACTGCACAATGGTCCACGATGTGGATCAGTATGAGAAGAGAGAAACGTGATAGAACACATTTTAAGAGGATGAGATTCCCCGCATTTGACGACGATGAACCGCCACTATCGTACCAGGAACACATACAACCATTGGAGCCATTAGATTCAATAACATTACCTTTAGATAACAATGACGATCAATGGGTGAAGAATTGGTTATATGATCCACGTCCACTAGCAGAAAATAGTAGTAATAGTATTGGTGTAAATGGGACGTCGTATAAGAAATGGCATTTAAATTTGCAAACCATGGCTAACCTTTATAGACTCTCCACGCCTTTAAAGGATGAAATTCTTGAtaacaattattattaccttTTCAACAAGAAGGCATTCCTTACTTCCAAAGCCTTAAATAATACCATTCCAGGTGGACCAAAATTCGAACCCTTATACcccaaagaggaagaagaggattTTACTGAATTTAACTCTATTGATAGAATTATATTCAGAGTACCCATTAGAAGTGAATATAGAATAGCGTTTCCATATGTTTATAATTCAAGACCGCGTTCTGTTAAGATTCCATGGTACAGTGATCCAATTTCATGCCTGACAAAAAATCTTGAAGATGTGGATATCCCAGCATTCTTTTTTGACACCTCTCTAAATCCAATCACCTCGGTgagaaataataataagacAAGCAGCATGAAACTTGAGAATATGGAAAACGATAAATTTACACTACCTGAAACGTTCACTCCCCTATTAGcagatgaagatttagTTCTACCAGATACAAAGGATGCCATATCATTATTCCATGCTCCATATCCGTTCAACAGAACATCTGGGAGAACAATCAGAGCACAAGATGTTTCCCTTATTAAAAAATGGTACTTACAACATCCCGATGAAGAATATCCTGTTAAGGTGAGAGTGTCATACCaaagattattgaagaaCTACGTCGCCAACGAACTCCATACTGTGCCAGCGTCAAATAgcaaaaaaattaaattattgaaaaaccTCCGAAATACAAAGTACTTCCAACAAACAACCATTGATTGGGTAGAAGCAGGATTGCAAATATGTTCACAAGGCCATAATAtgttgaatttattaattcaCAAAAAGGGACTAACATACTTGCATTTAGATTACAATTTTAATCTGAAACCAACAAAAACGTTAACTACGAAGGAACGTAAGAAATCGAGGTTCGGTAATGCATTCCATTTAATGCGAGAACTACTAAAGATTGTGAAATTATTAGTTGATGCTCACGTGCAATACAGACTTGGCAATGTAGACGCGTTCCAACTAGCTGATGGTATTTACTACATTTTGAATCATCTAGGGCAACTTACCGGTATATACCGTTATAAATACAAAGTGATGCATCAAATTCGTGCTTGCAAGGATTTGAAACATGTGGTCTACTATAGattcaataaaatattagGTAAAGGTCCAGGTTGTGGGTTTTGGCAACCAGCATGGAGGGTGTGGATATTTTTCATAAGAGGTATTATTCCGTTATTGGAAAGATGGTTAGGTAACTTACTTAACAGACAGTTTGAAGGACGTTCTAATGAAGTTGTAAAAACAACTACGAAGCAAAGAGTGGATGCGTACTATGATTTGGAGTTAAGGGCTTCTGTCATGAATGACATTCTAGAAATGATACCAGAAGGCATCAGGGATACTAAAGCAAGAACAATATTACAACATCTAAGTGAGGCTTGGAGATGCTGGAAGGCGAATATTCCCTGGGATGTACCCGGTATGCCAGAACCGATTAAAAAcatcattgaaagatatgTAAAAGCAAAGGCTGACGGATGGATGTCATCAGCCCATTATAATCGTGAACGTATTAAACGTGGTGCACACGTTGAAAAGACAGTGatgaaaaagaatttaGGAAGATTGACAAGATTATGGATCAAGAATGAACAGGAAAGACAacaagagaaggaaaagaacGGTCCAGAAATTACACCTGAGGAGGCTACTTCTGTATTTTCTACCATGGTAAACTGGTTCGAAGAAAGAAGTTTTGCACCAATCCCGTTCCCTCCTTTAACATATAAGAATGACACAAAAATACTTGTACTCGCCTTGGAGAACTTAAAGGATGCATATGCATCCAAGGCTCGACTAAATGCGGcagaaagagaagaattggCTTTGATTGAAGAAGCATATGATAACCCACATGATACCTTGAATAGAATCAAGAAATATATCTTAACACAGCGTGTGTTTAAGCCGGTGGATATAACAATGATGGAACActatcaaaatatttctccTGTCTATGCAGTTGATCCTCTAGAAAAAATCACAGATGCCTACTTAGATCAATATCTATGGTATGAAGCTGATCAAAGGaaattgtttccaaattggaTCAAACCAAGTGATGCAGAAATACCGCCTCTTCTTGTATACAAATGGACACAAGGTATAAATAACCTTTCAAACGCATGGGATGTTACTAAAGGCCAATCGACGGTTTTGCTGGAAACTCAATTAGAAGAACTGGCTGAGAAGATCGATTTTACTCTTCTTAATAGACTACTAAGACTAATAATGGATCAAAATATTGCTGATTATATGACTGCAAAAAATAATGTGGCACTCAATTATAAAGATATGAGTCATGTTAACAAGTATGGATTATTAAGAGGGCTACaattttcatcctttatTTATCAGTATTATGGTCTCGTAATGGATCTTTTGATATTAGGACCAGATAGAGCATCTGATTTAGCAGGTCCACCAACGATGCCCAATGAATTTATGCATTTCAAGAGTGAAGAGGTTGAAAAAAGACATCCAATAAAGATGTATTGCCGCTACCTAGATAAGGTTTACATTGTCTTCcaatttgatgaaaaagaTGCTGATGACTTAACTGAGGAGTACCTCGCCGAAAATCCTGATCCAAATTTCGAAAATGCAATAGGctataataataaaaaatgttGGCCCCGTGATGCTCGAATGAGACTGATGCGCCAAGATGTAAACCTGGGCAGAGCAGTCTTCTGGGAAGTTCAGAGTAGAGTACCATCCTCTTTAATAGTAATGGATTGGAGCAATTCATTTGCGTCGGTATATAGCAAGAATAACCCTAATCTTCTATTTACAATGTGTGGATTTGAAGTGAGAATTTTACCTAAACAAAGGATGGATGAGGTTATTTCCACTGATGAAGGTGTTTGGGATCTTATTGATGAAACATCAAAGCAAAGAACAGCTAAAGCCTTTGTGAAAGTatcagatgatgaaattgagaAGTTTGATAGTAGAATAAGAGGCATTTTGATGGCGGCAGGCTCGACAACATTTACTAAGATTGCTTCAAAATGGAATACCGCCGTTATTTCTTTGTTCACCTACTTTAGAGAAGCTACCATTTCATCAGAACGCTTACTGGATGTTTTGGTTAAGGCAGAAACGAGGATTCAAAATCGTGTGAAATTGGGGttaaattccaaaatgCCAACACGTTTTCCTCCAGCGGTTTTCTACACGCCAAAGGAATTAGGGGGGCTTGGCATGATTAGTGCCTCACACATTCTAATTCCTGCTTCCGATTTAAGTTGGTCCAAACAGACAGACACAGGTATCACTCATTTCCGTGCTGGTATGACACACGAAGACGATAAAATTATACCAACCATATTCCGTTACATAACTACATGggaaaatgaattcttGGATTCTCAAAGGGTTTGGGCGGAATATGCGTCGAAGCGACAAGAAGCTATTCAGCAAAATCGTAGATTGGCGTTCGAAGAGTTGGAAGGATCTTGGGATCGAGGAATCCCTCGTATAAGTACCCTTTTTCAAAGAGATAGACATACGCTTGCGTACGATAGAGGCCATCGTGTACGtaaagaattcaagaaattttcgTTAGAGAGAAATAGTCCATTTTGGTGGACTAACTCACACCATGATGGTAAACTTTGGAATTTAAATGCCTACCGTACCGATGTTATCCAGGCATTAGGCGGGATTGAAACTATTTTGGAACATACGTTGTTCAAAGGTACGGGGTTCAACTCTTGGGAAGGTTTATTTTGGGAGAAAGCCTCTGGTTTTGAAGATTCCATGCAATTCAAAAAACTAACCCACGCCCAAAGAACCGGTTTAAGTCAAATTCCGAATCGTCGTTTTACGCTTTGGTGGTCACCAACTATCAATAGAGCTAATGTTTATGTTGGTTTTGTCGTTCAATTGGATTTGACTGGTATCTTTTTACATGGTAAAATCCCAACTCTAAAAATCTCGTTGGTTCAGATATTCCGTGCCCATTTGTGGCAGAAAATTCATGAAAGTATCGTGTTTGATATTTGCCAAATCCTTGATGGTGAACTGGATGTGCTCCAGATTGAAACTGTGACAAAAGAGGCTGTTCACCCACGTAAATCATACAAAATGAATTCATCAGCAGCTGATGTTACAATGAATAGTGTGTCTGAGTGGGAAGTTTCCAAACCTTCTTTACTACATGAGACAAAcgataaattcaattcagTAAGAACAAGTAAAATGTGGTTTGATGTTCAATTGAGATATGGGGACTATGACTCTCACGATATATCTCGTTATGTCCGGGCCAAATTCATGGATTACACTACGGATAATGTAAGCATGTATCCTTCTCCAACAGGTGTTATGATTGGGATAGATCTAGCTTACAATATGTATGATGCCTATGGTAGTTGGTTTAGCGGATTAAAGCCTTTGGTTCAAAATAGTATGAGAACCATAATGAAAGCAAATCCGGCATTGTACGTGCTCCGTGAACGTATCAGAAAAGgtcttcaaatttatcaatcGAATGTCCAAGAACCATTCTTGAACTCGTCAAATTACGCCgaattgtttaataatgacATCAAACTTTTTGTGGATGATACTAACGTTTATAGAGTTACAGTTCACAAGACTTTTGAAGGAAATGTTGCCACGAAAGCTATCAATGGGTGTATTTTTACGCTAAATCCTAAAACCGGACATTTATTCCTCAAAATTATTCACACATCTGTTTGGGCTGGTCAAAAACGTTTAAGTCAACTTGCAAAATGGAAAACTGCGGAGGAAGTCAGCGCTCTAGTAAGGTCTTTACCTAAGGAAGAACAACCCAAACAAATTATTGTTACTCGTAAGGCAATGTTAGATCCATTAGAAGTCCATATGCTTGATTTCCCAAATATCGCGATTAGACCAACAGAATTAAGATTACCGTTTTCTGCAGCACTATCTATCGATAAGCTATCAGATGTAGTCATGAAGGCCACAGAACCACAAATGGTCCTATTTAACATTTATGACGACTGGTTAGAAAGTGTTTCTTCATATACAGCATTTTCAAGATTAATCCTGTTACTTCGTGCGTTAAAAAccaatgaagaaaaggcTAAAATGATTATATTAGCAGACCCAACCATACCTATAAAACCACATCATCTATGGCCATCATTTTCTAACGAGCAGTGGATTAATATCGAATCTCAAATGCGTGATCTAATTTTGACAGAATACGGAAAGAAGTACAACGTCAATATTGCCGCTTTGACCCAAACTGAAATTAAGGATTTAATATTAGGACAAAATATCAAGGCTCCATCTGTGAAGAGACAGAAAATGGCAGAGTTAGAAGCAGCAAGATCCGGAACTCaagaaggtgaagaaaATGCTGGAGCCTCTACTGTAATGAAAACGAAGAGCGTCAATGCTCAAGGAGAGGAAATAGTTGTGGTTACATCTGCAAATTACGAAAACCAAACCTTCAgttcaaagaatgaatgGAGACAGTCAGCTATAGCAGCAAGCCTGTTGTATTTACGtctgaaaaatatatacGTTTCATCTGAAGATTTcgttgaagaaaaaaatgtctATGTTTTACCAAGAAATCTATTAAATGACTTCATCAAATTATCAGATATTAAAATCCAAATTGCAGGCTATCTCTATGGGAAATCTCCAGCAGACCATCCGAATATTAAAGAAGTCAAGACAATTGTGTTGGTTCCTCAATTAGGTAATAGGAGAGGTGTCGAGATGGCTAATCTGCCAGGTAAACATCCTCATAAATACTTGGAAGATATGGAACTGTTAGGATGGGTGCATACCCAAAGTGATGAAAATAAGTTCATGTCTGTAAATGAGGTTATGACACATGCACGTCTATTCGGTGACCACGATCCAAATGCGATTGATTTATCTATGTACTCTAAACCTGGTTCAGTGTCTCTTGCGGCGTATAACCTTTCTGAAGAGGGATTCTTATGGggtaaagaaaataaagataaaattCACGAGACGCCAGAAGGTTTTGAATCTAGGTTTACGATCGATGCTCAACTATTATTATCCGATCGTATCATGGGTAATTTTATTGTACCAACGTCTGATGTATGGAATTATACGTTTATGGGGACAAGATTTGATCCAGAAATGAAGTACGAATTGAAGCTGGCCATCCCATTAGAGTTCTATAATGAGCAACATCGTGCAACACATTTTATACAATTTAATGAGATCCAAGAGAATACAGAGTTGGAAGCAGAACAACAGGATCCATTTGCCTAA